DNA sequence from the Candidatus Rokuibacteriota bacterium genome:
AGCGTGCGGAAGATCGTCAGCGCGCCGTTGATCAGGATCGGCTCGAGGGCGAGGAGGCCGTAGCTGAGCATGACCCCTCCCGGCGCGAGCGCCTCCACGATGCTGTCCGCGACCTGCCCGCCCACAGCATCAATTGCCGCCGGCACGCCGGCCCCATTGGTGATCGCCATGACCCGTTGAACGAGGTCCTCATCCTCCGTGCAGATCACCTCATCCGCCTAACGCTTTCAGCTCCTGCGCCTGCGCCCGACGACGGACCACACTGATCGTCTTCACATGACGGAGCTTCAATCAGCCTGAGCCCGTCCCTCCGCAACCTGACGGGTGTCCCACCACGCACCTGTCCCTTCACGCGGCTAGCGACTCCGTGCCGTCGGGGCTAGTGAGATGGTGTATCAGGTGTATCGATCTTTGGGCATTTGTGAACCGCCGCGTACGCGGTACCCAGGGGAGTGGCGTGTGTCCAGCCAGTGTATCGGTCCCGTGACGCGGAGCACACCGTGCTGCATCAGGTTGTCCGCGAGCACCTGGAGGCCTTCCTGCGCACGGCGGCGGCGGCGAGCGAGGGTGTCGGCCTCCCGCAGTTTGTCGAGCGGGAGTTCCGGGAGTTCTTGACGTGTGGGGTGTTCGAACACGGGTTTGCTCGCTTCCGCTGTGACGGGTGTGCCGTCGAGCGCCTGGTTCCGTTTTCCTGCAAGGGGCGCGGGTTCTGCCCGAGTTGCGGCGGTCGCCGGATGACCGAGCGCGCCGCACATCTGGTGGACGAAGTGCTGCCGCGCGTGCCGGTGCGCCAGTGGGTGCTCACGGTGCCGCATCGGCTGCGGTACCTGATGGCGTGGGACCACGGGCTGAGCCGAGCCGTGCTGGGGCTGTACGCGCGGGTGCTGCTTGCGGTTTACACGCGCGCCGCCCGCGAGCGCGGCATCCGCGAAGGGCGGACGGGCACGGTCACCGTGATCCAGCGCTCTGGAAGCGGCCTGAATTTGAACGTACACTTTCACACGCTGGCGCTCGACGGGGTCTTCAGCGAAGCCCGCTCGGGCGCCCTCGAGTTTCATCCGGCGCCGGCGCCCAGCGATGAAGAGGTGGCGCAGGTGCT
Encoded proteins:
- a CDS encoding zinc-binding dehydrogenase; the encoded protein is MICTEDEDLVQRVMAITNGAGVPAAIDAVGGQVADSIVEALAPGGVMLSYGLLALEPILINGALTIFRTLSVRGFWLTAWLRRAPAEKQRTVMREVLGHMAKGEIVPPVEAKYDLGDITDAVRHAERPGRHGKVLLVG